From one Prosthecobacter dejongeii genomic stretch:
- the nuoF gene encoding NADH-quinone oxidoreductase subunit NuoF yields the protein MASAVQYLPGKEPHSREKRLIFKNIDRVGYDPSIECYLNDGGYEQLRVALKMEKTAIINEVKTAGLRGRGGAGFPTGVKWGFIPPTNTKPVYLICNADESEPGTFKDRYILHQDPHQLVEGMAIACFATGAKLAYIYIREEFPYAAKIVEKAIAEARAKGFLGKDILGSGFDCEIYVHRGAGAYICGEETGLIESLEGKRPYPRIKPPYFPAALGLYMCPTIVNNVESLCHVKHIIQMSGAEYAKLGTPNNTGTRILCVSGDVQKPGYYEVEVGKVTMGEVINDLCGGLKPGRKLKAIIPGGSSSKVLRADEKFKLKDGRELTITDIPMDFDTMAACGSMAGSGGVIIMDDSRSMTWVINNLNNFYAHESCGQCTPCREGSLWMKKISDRIVAGTASPDDVDTLESVANQIEGKTICAFGEACSWPTQSFIKKFREELTSSCKPELAGKIVSEEGLVAAANLAMK from the coding sequence ATGGCCTCCGCTGTTCAGTATCTCCCTGGCAAAGAACCGCACTCACGTGAGAAGCGGCTCATTTTCAAAAACATTGACCGTGTCGGTTACGATCCGTCTATCGAATGTTACCTGAACGACGGCGGGTATGAGCAGCTCAGGGTGGCGTTGAAGATGGAGAAGACCGCCATCATCAATGAAGTCAAAACTGCAGGACTGCGCGGCCGTGGCGGTGCAGGTTTCCCCACCGGTGTGAAATGGGGCTTCATCCCGCCCACGAACACCAAGCCCGTCTATCTCATCTGCAACGCGGATGAATCTGAGCCCGGCACTTTCAAGGACCGCTACATCCTGCACCAGGACCCGCACCAGTTGGTGGAAGGCATGGCCATCGCCTGCTTCGCCACAGGGGCCAAGTTGGCCTACATCTACATCCGTGAAGAGTTCCCTTACGCCGCCAAGATCGTTGAAAAAGCCATCGCTGAAGCCCGTGCTAAAGGCTTCCTGGGCAAGGACATTCTGGGGTCCGGTTTCGACTGTGAAATCTACGTGCACCGTGGTGCCGGTGCTTACATCTGCGGCGAAGAGACCGGTTTGATCGAGTCCCTGGAAGGCAAGCGCCCGTACCCGCGCATCAAGCCTCCTTATTTCCCGGCAGCTTTGGGCCTGTACATGTGCCCTACCATCGTGAACAACGTGGAGTCCCTCTGCCATGTGAAGCACATTATTCAGATGAGCGGTGCGGAATATGCCAAGCTGGGCACACCGAATAACACCGGTACCCGGATTCTATGCGTGAGCGGCGACGTGCAAAAGCCCGGCTACTACGAAGTGGAAGTGGGCAAGGTGACCATGGGCGAAGTGATCAACGACCTCTGTGGTGGCCTCAAGCCTGGCCGCAAGCTCAAGGCCATCATCCCTGGCGGCAGCTCCTCCAAAGTCCTGCGTGCCGATGAGAAATTCAAACTCAAGGATGGTCGTGAACTCACCATCACGGACATCCCGATGGATTTCGACACCATGGCCGCTTGCGGTTCTATGGCTGGATCCGGTGGCGTCATCATCATGGATGACAGCCGCAGCATGACTTGGGTCATCAACAACCTGAATAACTTCTACGCCCACGAATCCTGTGGCCAGTGTACTCCCTGCCGCGAAGGCAGCCTGTGGATGAAAAAGATCAGCGACCGCATCGTCGCTGGCACTGCCAGCCCGGATGACGTGGACACCCTGGAAAGCGTGGCCAACCAGATCGAAGGCAAGACCATCTGCGCCTTTGGTGAAGCTTGTTCTTGGCCGACCCAGAGCTTCATCAAGAAATTCCGCGAGGAACTCACCTCGAGCTGCAAACCTGAACTCGCTGGCAAGATCGTCTCCGAAGAAGGCCTCGTTGCCGCTGCCAATCTGGCGATGAAGTAA
- a CDS encoding Jag family protein produces MTPLSHARQIVDTMLGYLGFTVKIDELEGPEGPTLQLHTEDSQLLIGRRGATMEDIQYLVNRILQRHIPQAPRIRVDIEYFRSIREDKMVEQAREMGERVRATGQSQTLDPMNSYYRRLIHNVFVNDPEVQSVSLDGGDSRFKRILLKKRG; encoded by the coding sequence ATGACTCCTCTCTCTCACGCCCGCCAGATTGTGGATACCATGCTGGGTTACCTCGGCTTCACGGTGAAGATTGACGAACTGGAAGGGCCTGAAGGCCCCACCCTCCAGCTCCACACGGAGGATTCTCAGCTCCTCATCGGTCGGCGTGGTGCCACCATGGAAGACATCCAGTATCTGGTGAACCGCATCCTCCAGCGCCACATCCCCCAGGCCCCGCGCATCCGGGTGGACATCGAATACTTCCGCTCCATCCGCGAAGATAAGATGGTGGAGCAGGCCCGCGAAATGGGTGAGCGCGTGCGGGCCACGGGCCAGAGCCAGACCCTGGACCCCATGAACAGCTACTACCGCCGCCTGATCCACAATGTCTTTGTGAACGATCCCGAAGTGCAGAGCGTGAGCCTGGACGGTGGAGACAGCCGTTTTAAGCGCATTTTGCTGAAAAAGCGGGGTTAG